The genomic segment GAAGTGTGGAGAGAATAGTGGTGGCCAGCAAACCCCCAAGTCTTTTAATGGAACTGGAGTGTTTTGCTAATTTGTGTGAAAACGCCAGATCTCTTTACTTATTTGAGCCCTTTGTGTAATGTCAGCTAGCCAGTAGTACAAGTTCAAACGAGTTCAGCCGTCCCAGAGCTGTTGTTTTTACTATATTCTTTCACTTAAGACTGGACATATGTGTAACTTTGATAGATGTAGGTAAGTGTTTTTAAGAGGACAGATGGATATGTTGTGCAGTTATCGGAGATGGGTGTAGCCATCTCCTGTAATGAACCTCAGACATTTCATCATGAGGCCTACCAGTAAATGATATTTTTTTGAGCTAGTGCTTGTCAAACTCCTGGAGAAAAATCTTAGTGGGAATCCTGTTCTCATCTTGTCAACATAGGGACTTTTTATGTAACAAGGCATGTAGTTTTAGTTTCCTGCTATCTAGTTAAATATGCCAGTTTATGTAGAGTGGTGTAGAAAATGGTTTGGGAATCGTGAATAACCTTTGCATTAATGTGCTGTTTCAGGATCCCTGACAGCGTTGGTAAGGACATTGAGAAGGCCTGCCAGTCCATCTACCCTCTACACGATGTCTACGTTCGCAAAGTCAAGATGCTGAAGAAGCCCAAGTTTGAGTGTAAGTGATATACAGCTATAACCCTGGCTGTGCATTTTAATATTCCACTACCTGTGGGAACACATGATGACAAACCGTTTTGGTCCCAGATGATCGCCTGATTACTACCCATTGAGATCACCTGACGTTCCCATACAAGAAAAACATACTGTTTTCATTGTGTGGAAGGGAGAAGCAGGTTTGCTGATTAATTGGGTCAAGTGTAAAATCTTGAATGGGTTTGAGGCGTGATGGATGAAATCATTCCAGCATCATTGCAGTTTTCACTTGAAACGACCAGTTGCTTAAATCTGCCAGTGTTCTCCTAAGCTTTTAGTTAAAAACGTTTTCTGTTGCAGTGGGCAAACTGATGGAGCTCCACGGTGAGGGCGGTGCCAGCAGTACTGCAAAGGCAACCGGCGATGACACTGGAGCCAAGGTGGAGAGGGCCGATGGATACGAGCCCCCCATCCAGGAGACCGTCTAAGCCACCCTGacagatttaataaaaaatgtaaatgaccaACATACACtcctgttttctttgtttctgtgCATGTAGTAATACAGGgtgtaaaagtattaaaaggtaGTAAATCAAATTAGTAAAAGTTAAGGCCTTTAAAAGGTATTACTTGCCATTTTACAAGGTATAcatttttagaattttttttgctaacttttttttttttctctttaagtTGATCTTGTAAAGTTTGTGTGATACAATATCACACTGCATAGGGCGATAGCCTCTTAGCCTgacaatgcttcgatttgattcgtTGACCTACTTTGTccgatcaagcctttcattcaccataaaagaactcttAACCCAGCAAGTTTCCAAGAGAGACTTGTCACTCAGTCCTGCCATGTGGTTGTCCCAGAGACGGTATATAAGTTGTCGGAACTCATCCATGCTTCCGGTTTCTGCTTTGTCACGCGCTGCTGAAGTGGTGCCCTCTGCTCGCGCACTCAAAATCCTGGCGCGCCAGCGAGATCGACATCACGTTTGTGTAAAATGGCCCTTATCAATGAATGGTtggtttttaaaaaataatgaaggTATTTAATTTACCTCCAGGATTTCTGTATATATCCTAAGTACTTTTTGTGCACATGGACAGGAGATAGAAATGAGAATCTGTACAAGCACTGAAGTCAAATCCAATACCCTGGAAAAACACTAATTTGAAACTAGTCTTCCAAATTGTATTTGacctgtattttaatattttgtgcACCCATATCAGGCTagcatatgtacagtacagtctaTGCCAACATCTGTTGAGGGATTTGGGAGTATAAGTATACATTTCTTtccccttttatttttttaaagttgacaTTTGATCAATCCAGGGGGTGCTTCCAGGATGTAACTTTGTCTGCAAAAATAAGTAATGTTTGAAGCCATGCAATACTCTATAGGTCTTTGGAGTTAGTAATCCTAATCTGATAGCAATGTTTATTCTCCTCCCGACCTTTTATTTGAAAGGAAATACAGGAAAGTCTTCAGGGATTAATTTGTGTGTAATGGATACTATAACTTCAGTGAACTGGCAAACTATTACGGGAGGGAAATGAGAAACCACTAGGTGGTGCAAATACACAGTTGCTAATATCCAGCTTCACTCATGTTTATTTATAACCATGATACATATACACAACACCAGATGCACTTTCACTACTTTGAGTTGAAATACTGCATTCCAGTTAAAGACAAGTCAACTGCTGAAAACCTCATTTTAGTTCTGGTCATCCAACATGGTCTCTTTTGTACTAAAAGCCACATTATTGCAGTACTTTCACATAGTTTTTAGGGACCATGGCCCGTTTCCCTCTCAGGTCACCAAGGAACCATTCATCATCAACAGACTCCAGATCGGTTATAATATCTCCAACctgagaaagaagaggggaTGAGAGGTTATCCAAATAGCAGTGTTTTCTATAGATATTAATCTCTGAATTCTtaccatttattcatttaaaaaaccaATCCCTATACCTGCAGAGAGAGCTCCTCCTCGCAGTCTGACGTGAAGTTGTACAGAGCCCTGCCTCTGGCAGGAGCAACAGCCCGAATCGGCAGCCTATCACACGACAGCTGGCCTGTTGAAGATGTATAGTGGGTTAACAAACGCCCCATTTGTGCCCATAGTAGATTAATCCATAAATCAATGGACAGAAAATCGTTAAATACTATACACGTAATAGTGGATGTTTGGTGCTTTTCTGCAACCTATGAAATATTAAATTATCTTGGTCAGGCCAAACAAGTAACTTGAGTCACCTTCGGCTTCACTGGTAGTAAAATTGTGAGATGctcttttatagaccaaacaattaattggcagattaatagatcataaaaaaaaaaaaaaagttagtgaCAATGCTACAGTAACAACTTTAATGTGgggacctttttttttgcattaaaataTTTGAAGAATGTGTGACAAAGTAGTTTACCATCGCATTTGTAATGAGTCATTTCACACCTTTTGTTCCTATAAAAAGACACTTATTAATGCTCGTTCTAAATATTTCTCATTATTGACTCCATAATGAGGAGTTCAATGATGGCAACAGATAAGAAGTGATAAATAATGAACTGAAGGGCAGTCGTTTGGTCATATCAACAACAAACCGATGCCGTGAGAACTTCATACCTTTGGTGCTCTCAACAAACGCCCTGGGGAACATGCCCTCTCTGCCGTTGAGCTGGCCGCAGCTCCACTCGCCGTCCAAATGCTGGCTGATCAGGATACAGTCGCCCTTTTGAAACGACAGGTCATCGTCGGAGTTCCCCGCATAGTCGTACTGAGCCACCACCCACTCCACACCGGACCGCGACACCTACAGAGTGAGCAGAACAAGAGAAGATGGAACAAACCATCtcagatttgtttgtttttttacaaaacatgtTGGCTGTGTTGCTAAACCAACATCATCCTTATGGATGTCtccatttatataaatattgtttaCCGGAGCAGGTTTGGCAACTTCAGGGTGTGTACTCGGAGAAGTAACCATGCCTGTGAGAGAAATGCCATACAGGtgactcaaaataaaatgaatatacCATCCAAtcagagaagaaaataaaaatgtgtgggCACAGTTTgaggaagtcactgatgtattACTGAAATAATGCAGTGCctccttcctttttcttctgTGGTTTTGTGACCTGGTGGGGAGTTTACATTTGATAGTTTATTACTTTATATATTTAGAGTGTGTAATACTGTATGGTGTATAGATTTAATTGTGGGGACTTGTAGGCCGACATAATTAATCTACAAATCCAGTATTTATAAGATTCAGTATTTCTCTACCAGGAAGTAATTCAAAAGGCCCTAATCCTAGTCATTTCCTAGGAGGGTTCCTGGAAATAACCATATATATGTGGTACTAACTATagggaaaagaaagacaaagttCTGCCAGTTAGTTTAGTTGAAGCTTAGTATATTGCATTTAGTTTGAggactgtctttttttcttttttctattaTATCATAAACACCTGCAGAAATTATAATTCAACAGCTAACTGAATGGGTTAACTTGCAGGAGTATGCTGAGACCTTTTGTAAACAGCTATTTAATGAAATAGAAACACAAGCCTGAATTCCTGACATGCCAGAGAGGGAAATGCAAGCCAACAGAAAGCAAAAGGCTGTTCACTGACTGACAGACGCGCTTTTGTTTCAATTTGAGGATCAAGAGAATAAGTTGGTGTAGTGTAAATATTCCCATTTTAAGACACGGATTATATCATTGAAACTAACTCTCGGTGGCCAAATCAACACATAGTGAAAAAGACTGAATTAATTTAGTCTTGGTGCTTACCAGGCATTGGTACGCTGATGGACCGGCTTTTCTGCTGACTTGGGGGTGAAGGCAGATCTTCAACGACTTCTACAAAGTTAAGAGGGAAGATACCAGTCGAGGCGCCGAGCTGTCCCCGAGCCCAGTCCTGTCCAACTAACGCCTTGAGCTGGATCACATCCCCCTCAGAGAACGACAGCTCATCGCTGTTCTCTGCCTCAAAGTCGAACCTCGCTACGCATCTCGGACCACTTTAAAAAAGGAGGCAACAACATTTCAGACTTTAGGTTAGTTCATCGGGGTAGTTCGTAAAGGCAAACCGTTTATGATGTAAAAACAGTACCTGGCTGTTGCAGGTGGTGGCCTCGCTTTCCGTTCAGGGACGGGTTTGGGTGAATTTGACTAATTGGAGAAATGACAATCAAAATCCTTTAAATCAGGGAAGCATTAACCATGTCATCAAAGGGGTGAGCAATGCATTGCAAGAATGGATTTCAATGGTTGAAACTTACCAGCACTTTGACATAACTGATGGGAAAGAAACCAGTAGATCCCCTACAAGTGCCTGTGTACCACTCGCTGTCCAACTGCTCCACCATGGTCACAACATCTCCTGCTCGCAGAGCCAGCTCTCCTGGACCCGCTGTGTGTTTGCAGAAAATAATTTGGCATTTTGGGAAAAGAAtgattagctttttttttttgccaatctGTGCATTATGGATCTGGATGGGAGGGTAATTATATTCCCAGAGTCCTATGTTCCCCAGCCCAATATCCTCTTAATAAGACACATTGAGGAGACCTTTCAAAGGGTTTTATGTTCTCAGAAATTTTTTCCTGGCTCTCTCCAAAGTTTAAACATACTCCTTCCCAAACCTTAAAGGCTAACTAATTAGCACACCTAACAAGCTAGATACAATTTGTTTAATTATGCTAAAATAAGCTACTTGTCTCCCGGGCAAGACTCTAGCTCCGACCATAAATACATTATACATTGACATGAGAgttgtatcaatcttctcatcttactCGAATAAGAGTATTTTCCAAATTATCAAACCATTTTTTCCATATATTATCTCATTTTAGTGTTATTGTCTAATCTCAGTAAGTATTAGCAGctgtttggtttaaaaaaacaaaaacaatgatgtGTCACCTGGATTGAAGTCATGTATAGCCTGCACCTTAAGCTCAGAACCAGCTCCACCAGCTGGACTGGCACCCTATAATAACAGAACAAAGGCGCTTAAGGTTAATGTATCATAGCCTACTGGGCAAGATAGTCTCATGTATCAGTGAcatgtatttattcataaatGGAGAGCTAGTTACCTGTGGCTGGGACATGTGTGAGATGGAGGTAAGAGGATTAATGACCACTATGCGAGACTTGTGGACTCTGCCTCTGGCTTCTCCAACTTGACACTCAAACGTATGGTTGTCAATCTCCTCTAGCAGCAGAAGCACTTCATTTTTCTATTGAAAAAGGCCAGAAAGGTATTCAATGTTACTAAATCAACCCTATGGATCATCCAGCCATTTCAGAGGGATTGCACTTGTATTTGAAAGGCAATTTGTAAGCCAGTTCTAGTAGTTTAGACACCTGAAATGACAGTTCTCCTGTATTACTCCCGTTGTAGTTAGAGGAAGCAATCCCATGAGGAATTTGAAGCTGttgaaagaaagcaaaaaatgAAACAAGACGTTTATCAAGTGGTATTTGAAACACTATTATGAAGTTGTTCAGTGGGATCTCTCTCACAGTATACTGGTTGTAGAGACGGTGGCCTGGGTTGGGCCTTGGAGGTAAGACCGGTCCTTTCCTGTGGGGCTTCTGTGCCTGGGGTTTAGGTGAAGCTTCCAACGATACTGAATGGGATCGACCTGTGCCATGAATGCTAGGTGGGGGAGGTCTTCCTGGGCTTATTTTGCCTGACGGTGGGCGTGGTGGAAGGGACATCTGCCTCCTGAAGTTCAACACCATCATCAAGTTGAGTAGCATCTTTGCAAACACGTAACATTGTTTCATATTGAAAATTCTACTGCTAGAATTCTTTCCCTTTACTCACCGAGGTGGTAGTGATGGCTCTGGCCCAAACTGGAAAGAGTCCTGCAGAAGAATCCAATCGTGCATTTTTATTGCCTCTAAAACAAACTCACAGCCTATAGCACTGGAAACCATAGAAACCGAGctacaacacatactgtacgtaGCATTCAGCCAAAGCCAGCTCCATCTCAAAAGCAGGCGATGTGTTCGACTACAatagtttctttgtttgtgGTGAGCAGAGGCAGGTAAGCTACACAGCAGACAGACTAAATGAACCAGATTGAGAAAGACTTTATGGGCTCAGAATGCACCATGTCAAAGTTTATGACTAGATATACCACTAATAATACAAAACCTTTTAAttagacaatttttttttattttgttgtgtgaCAAGAATAACTTCTTCTGAGATGCTTAGAGCTAGCGCTTGCCGAGTTTATACAGTAGGTTTCTGATTGCTCAGTGGGAAGCAAATCTTACCTGGCGGGAGAGGGGGGGCGTCTGTCTGGGCTTCACCGAGGTGTTTAGGGAACCTATGGGTTTCTGAGCTGGGAGCGGAGGGGGACTGTCTTGAAAAGGATCTGACACTGAGAAGAGAACTGTCTTTACAAAAATCATACTGAAAAATTGTGCtccatttgttttaaaaatataaacaaatgtacagtatgtaaaataTCAACAAACtataaaatacagttttgatagcataaaaaaaacattggcaaTCCATGGCAATACCAAATTGCACACATCAAATTTAACAGTTTAACTTATTTTGACAGTTATCacatttttcatacaatcaCATAATTTACTGCACATGAGAGGCACTCACATGAACCAGTTTTGCTGGGGACCCTGATGGTGGTTGGTCTCCGTGTTATTCTGCAGGCGATAAGGTCTCCATTGCTGTCCACATTAAGCTGAGGCTTACTCAGGATGTGACCTGAACAAAGACACACTTAACTGTATagctgtgtatgtatgtgtatatgctCAGTCAGGAGCCGTACAATGTTAacacagagaaaaacattttagtttGATCGATACatcaaatgatttaaaatgatttgataaaTTTTGTTTGTCATTAAAAAGAATAGTTTGAAATGCACTTTTCAATCAAATAAGGGTCAATAGTTTTTGAGCTTGTGAACATTTTGTGCGCACAGATAAAATTTGCACGTGTGAATTGATTTGCAGCTACAGAAAAAATGTGCATGTTACATTAATTAATAGGTTAATATCGAATTGAATGAAATTATTCAATAGTGTGCATTCCTATGGTGCAGTATTTCGTCTTACACAATATAcaacttataaaaaaaaaatgctactcACTGTATGGACTCTCTGCATGCTCATTGTTTGTGACCACGGAGTTGTGGTTGTTTATATTAAGGTTGGGTTTCAGAGGTTCCTTAAAAGTCTTCCCTGGAGGTGTAGGGGGAACTGGTGGAGTGTCCTCTTCAAAGACGCTGTTGGGTCTGGTCAATACAGAAGGACGTGGTCTGTTCAGGATGGCCGTCTTATTGAGTAACGTCTTCAGCTCCTCTTGTACAGATAGCTCAGCGGGTTTCTGCGGGGGCTGAGGTCTGGGGGCCGTTCTAGGGCTTGGTGGGATGTTTGTGGTTGATACGTTTTGATAGTCATCATCTGCACTGTGGTTTAACTGAGGTCTAAGAGCTACAGAAGGTTTCGCAGCAACTGGAGGTTTGATGGACACCTTCCTAATTAGAGGTTTTAGTTTGGCTGGTTCAACCGCGTTTCCCTCCTCGGTGTTAGTCTGGGTCTCAAAGGCCTGGATCCGGGCCAGGATATTGCGTTGACTGTGGTTGGGGTTCATCTCGTCACCAGCATCCTCACCTTGTAAAGCCTCGTCTGATTGGTCAAGGATGTCGCCGTTCTCCTCACACTGGATATCTGCACTAAAGACCTCCAATAACTCCTTTAAATACTCATTCGAGGAGACCACTTCCGGATCAGAGCAAATGCTGTCACAATCTTCACTGAGCTTGACCAAAGTCTGAACTTTGACCTCCTCTGTGATCGTCTGCTTTCGGGATTTTGTACGAGGAAGCGGAACGGGGCGTTGACCGTGTTCCGAGTCTGGGGAAGAGCGAGTGGTTTCAGCAGTGGCAGTGAGACGGTGTGTAGGAATATCCCAGTGCACAGTGACAGATCTGCTGCAGGTGGGAGGGGAATCCGCTCGGTTGGTTTGCTTTACATCTGGCTTGGGGTCACTTTGGTCCTCAGGGTTTGTGGATCCTGCAGTTTTTGTTCCAACCTTCTCGTCAGCGGGTGCAACAGCTTTAGTGACTGGTTCTCTGTCCACTGGTTTCGGCAGTGATGGTCTTGGtggtttttgtggctttttaccTGGAAGAAAACGTAAACATCATGAAAGAGTCATCGTGTGTAGAGTAGAAAtttgtctcgcattgccagaccttcctccaacgcgctgcggaggagggtctggctagtacacactgttttctgggatgggagaaaaacatgctctggtttattggcatgtctttaaaccaatcacaatcgtcttgggcggtgctaagcgccgtaCAGAGCAACGGCGCCtatgcaaaatagcctcaggaaggaacttgttttggtggaacgtgtacgttcaaaagttgttttagtcgtgcaacagaaaactcagtttggacagatagtctagctggatgtatggatttaccctgcagagatctgagaaaaggttaaccatactcctcataaatcgaccggagtttaaaatgccaacacaaaggaagcccaaggtaacggatatccggcctaaatgagcgaaatccagcggaatttccatctgcaatggagcaatccccgaagtggaacgttgtgcaTTTAGACTAAGTAGAAATAGACTGGAACTTTCTCTATATGACAAACTTGTAGTCTTCGATTGATTGTGGTATCCAact from the Perca flavescens isolate YP-PL-M2 chromosome 2, PFLA_1.0, whole genome shotgun sequence genome contains:
- the sh3d19 gene encoding SH3 domain-containing protein 19 isoform X2 yields the protein MAEARLREEGEEGERDVRNRSRPTDHPERTKPDLLHLSQGPLSSIRAAIKRTRTNSQSDHTRERRRPEITIVSAEPLDRRNWLSGTSFPRPPQSGWSAGVEAVSQVIQEKTQEGHIVKPTAAPRRATCTTTSATQTDPVRNDTSTPVPQCSAAPQSAVKRPASKKPQKPPRPSLPKPVDREPVTKAVAPADEKVGTKTAGSTNPEDQSDPKPDVKQTNRADSPPTCSRSVTVHWDIPTHRLTATAETTRSSPDSEHGQRPVPLPRTKSRKQTITEEVKVQTLVKLSEDCDSICSDPEVVSSNEYLKELLEVFSADIQCEENGDILDQSDEALQGEDAGDEMNPNHSQRNILARIQAFETQTNTEEGNAVEPAKLKPLIRKVSIKPPVAAKPSVALRPQLNHSADDDYQNVSTTNIPPSPRTAPRPQPPQKPAELSVQEELKTLLNKTAILNRPRPSVLTRPNSVFEEDTPPVPPTPPGKTFKEPLKPNLNINNHNSVVTNNEHAESPYSHILSKPQLNVDSNGDLIACRITRRPTTIRVPSKTGSLSDPFQDSPPPLPAQKPIGSLNTSVKPRQTPPLSRQDSFQFGPEPSLPPRRQMSLPPRPPSGKISPGRPPPPSIHGTGRSHSVSLEASPKPQAQKPHRKGPVLPPRPNPGHRLYNQYTLQIPHGIASSNYNGSNTGELSFQKNEVLLLLEEIDNHTFECQVGEARGRVHKSRIVVINPLTSISHMSQPQGASPAGGAGSELKVQAIHDFNPAGPGELALRAGDVVTMVEQLDSEWYTGTCRGSTGFFPISYVKVLSNSPKPVPERKARPPPATASGPRCVARFDFEAENSDELSFSEGDVIQLKALVGQDWARGQLGASTGIFPLNFVEVVEDLPSPPSQQKSRSISVPMPGMVTSPSTHPEVAKPAPVSRSGVEWVVAQYDYAGNSDDDLSFQKGDCILISQHLDGEWSCGQLNGREGMFPRAFVESTKGQLSCDRLPIRAVAPARGRALYNFTSDCEEELSLQVGDIITDLESVDDEWFLGDLRGKRAMVPKNYVKVLQ
- the sh3d19 gene encoding SH3 domain-containing protein 19 isoform X1, with translation MAEARLREEGEEGERDVRNRSRPTDHPERTKPDLLHLSQGPLSSIRAAIKRTRTNSQSDHTRERRRPEITIVSAEPLDRRNWLSGTSFPRPPQSGWSAGVEAVSQPPPSYDQVIQEKTQEGHIVKPTAAPRRATCTTTSATQTDPVRNDTSTPVPQCSAAPQSAVKRPASKKPQKPPRPSLPKPVDREPVTKAVAPADEKVGTKTAGSTNPEDQSDPKPDVKQTNRADSPPTCSRSVTVHWDIPTHRLTATAETTRSSPDSEHGQRPVPLPRTKSRKQTITEEVKVQTLVKLSEDCDSICSDPEVVSSNEYLKELLEVFSADIQCEENGDILDQSDEALQGEDAGDEMNPNHSQRNILARIQAFETQTNTEEGNAVEPAKLKPLIRKVSIKPPVAAKPSVALRPQLNHSADDDYQNVSTTNIPPSPRTAPRPQPPQKPAELSVQEELKTLLNKTAILNRPRPSVLTRPNSVFEEDTPPVPPTPPGKTFKEPLKPNLNINNHNSVVTNNEHAESPYSHILSKPQLNVDSNGDLIACRITRRPTTIRVPSKTGSLSDPFQDSPPPLPAQKPIGSLNTSVKPRQTPPLSRQDSFQFGPEPSLPPRRQMSLPPRPPSGKISPGRPPPPSIHGTGRSHSVSLEASPKPQAQKPHRKGPVLPPRPNPGHRLYNQYTLQIPHGIASSNYNGSNTGELSFQKNEVLLLLEEIDNHTFECQVGEARGRVHKSRIVVINPLTSISHMSQPQGASPAGGAGSELKVQAIHDFNPAGPGELALRAGDVVTMVEQLDSEWYTGTCRGSTGFFPISYVKVLSNSPKPVPERKARPPPATASGPRCVARFDFEAENSDELSFSEGDVIQLKALVGQDWARGQLGASTGIFPLNFVEVVEDLPSPPSQQKSRSISVPMPGMVTSPSTHPEVAKPAPVSRSGVEWVVAQYDYAGNSDDDLSFQKGDCILISQHLDGEWSCGQLNGREGMFPRAFVESTKGQLSCDRLPIRAVAPARGRALYNFTSDCEEELSLQVGDIITDLESVDDEWFLGDLRGKRAMVPKNYVKVLQ